A single genomic interval of Variovorax sp. PMC12 harbors:
- a CDS encoding acetyl-CoA C-acetyltransferase — MQEAMIFDALRTPRGKGKADGSLYEVNPVALLGGLMRALQRRNDLDTAQIEDTLIGCVQPYGEQSMCIGKTAALYAGWDWRVPGVQLDRYCGSGLEAVNIAAQKVRSGWEDLVVAGGVESMSRIAMGGAPNARDTYPPLNFRLQPVPQGIGADLIATLDGHSRDDVDAFAAASQRKAANARSQGWFDRSVVPVTDANGLAVLAQDEYIRPDTTADSLGRLKPAFAQQGEFGFDAIAQFKYPQVDRIRHVHTAGNSSGIVDGASLMLIGTEAKGRELGLVPRARVLSVGVVGAEPTIMLAGPAPASRIALRKAGLTVDDIDLFEVNEAFASVVLRFMSDMQVPPEKVNVNGGAIALGHPLGATGCMLLGTLLDELERRQLKRGLVTLCVAGGMGIATIIERL; from the coding sequence ATGCAGGAAGCAATGATCTTCGATGCACTGCGCACACCACGCGGCAAGGGCAAGGCCGATGGCAGCCTGTACGAAGTCAACCCCGTCGCGCTGCTTGGCGGGCTGATGCGGGCGCTGCAGCGCCGCAACGACCTCGACACCGCCCAGATCGAGGACACCCTCATCGGCTGCGTGCAGCCCTACGGCGAGCAAAGCATGTGCATCGGCAAGACCGCGGCGCTCTATGCGGGCTGGGACTGGCGCGTGCCGGGCGTGCAGCTCGACCGCTACTGCGGCTCGGGCCTGGAGGCCGTCAACATCGCGGCGCAGAAAGTGCGATCGGGCTGGGAAGACCTGGTGGTCGCGGGTGGCGTGGAGTCGATGTCGCGCATTGCAATGGGGGGCGCACCCAATGCGCGCGACACCTACCCGCCGCTCAACTTCCGGCTGCAGCCGGTGCCACAGGGCATCGGCGCCGACCTGATCGCCACGCTGGACGGCCACAGCCGCGACGATGTCGATGCCTTCGCCGCCGCCTCCCAGCGCAAGGCCGCGAACGCGCGCAGCCAGGGCTGGTTCGACCGCTCGGTCGTGCCGGTGACGGACGCGAACGGCCTTGCCGTGCTCGCGCAGGACGAGTACATCCGCCCCGACACCACCGCCGACTCGCTCGGCCGCCTCAAGCCGGCGTTCGCCCAGCAGGGCGAGTTCGGCTTCGATGCCATCGCGCAGTTCAAGTACCCGCAGGTCGACCGCATCCGCCACGTGCATACGGCCGGCAATTCGTCGGGCATCGTGGACGGCGCTTCGCTGATGCTGATCGGCACCGAGGCCAAGGGCCGCGAACTGGGCCTCGTGCCGCGCGCGCGCGTCCTGTCAGTTGGCGTGGTCGGTGCCGAGCCCACCATCATGCTGGCCGGACCCGCGCCCGCCAGCCGCATCGCGCTGCGCAAGGCCGGCCTCACCGTGGACGACATCGACCTGTTCGAAGTCAACGAGGCTTTCGCATCGGTGGTGCTGCGCTTCATGAGCGACATGCAGGTGCCGCCCGAGAAGGTGAACGTGAACGGCGGTGCCATCGCATTGGGACACCCGCTGGGCGCCACCGGCTGCATGCTGCTGGGCACCCTGCTCGACGAACTGGAGCGCCGGCAGCTCAAGCGCGGCCTGGTCACGCTGTGCGTGGCCGGCGGCATGGGCATCGCCACCATCATCGAACGACTCTGA
- a CDS encoding phosphotransferase family protein: MQAAADAQAWHELVDPAALAAWMDTQGLRGREGGDITHATLLAGGTQNVLLKFERGARSFVLRRPSRHLRANSNETMGREARVLAALAGSAVPHPVFIAACADTAVIGAAFYLMEPVDGFNAAHAGLPALHASDPLLRRRMGFSMVDAIAALAAVDVAAVGLSDFGRAEGFLERQVPRWRKQLEGYAACEGWPGPQSLPEVRQVGDWLDAHRPAAFTPGLLHGDFHIANVMFRHDGPELAAVVDWELATVGDPLLDLGWLLATWPRPDGSHHTLNRIRPWNGFPLGLELVERYAQRSQRDLSAIRWYAVLACYKLAIILEGSHARACAGQAPRDTGERLHGAARGQLRRAVDWIEHP; the protein is encoded by the coding sequence ATGCAGGCCGCGGCCGACGCGCAGGCGTGGCATGAGCTGGTCGACCCGGCGGCGCTGGCCGCGTGGATGGACACGCAGGGCCTGCGCGGGCGCGAGGGTGGCGATATCACCCACGCCACCTTGCTGGCCGGCGGCACCCAGAATGTTCTGCTGAAATTCGAGCGGGGCGCGCGCAGCTTCGTGCTGCGCCGCCCGTCGCGCCACCTGCGGGCCAACAGCAACGAAACCATGGGGCGCGAGGCCCGCGTGCTGGCCGCGCTTGCGGGCAGTGCCGTGCCGCACCCCGTCTTCATTGCAGCCTGCGCCGATACCGCGGTGATCGGCGCGGCTTTCTATCTGATGGAGCCCGTGGACGGTTTCAACGCCGCCCACGCCGGCTTGCCGGCGCTGCATGCGTCCGATCCTCTGTTGCGCAGGCGCATGGGTTTTTCGATGGTCGATGCCATTGCCGCGCTCGCGGCGGTCGATGTGGCGGCCGTCGGCTTGTCCGACTTCGGCCGCGCCGAGGGTTTTCTCGAGCGGCAGGTTCCACGGTGGCGCAAGCAGCTAGAAGGCTATGCCGCATGCGAAGGCTGGCCCGGTCCGCAGTCGTTGCCCGAGGTGCGCCAGGTTGGCGACTGGCTCGACGCGCATCGACCGGCTGCATTCACGCCTGGCCTGCTGCATGGGGACTTCCACATTGCCAACGTGATGTTCCGCCACGACGGGCCCGAGCTCGCGGCCGTGGTCGACTGGGAACTCGCGACGGTGGGCGACCCGTTGCTCGACCTGGGCTGGCTGCTGGCGACATGGCCGCGCCCTGACGGCTCTCACCACACGCTGAACCGGATTCGGCCGTGGAACGGATTCCCGCTGGGGCTGGAACTGGTGGAGCGCTATGCGCAACGCAGTCAGCGCGACCTTTCGGCCATCCGCTGGTATGCGGTGCTCGCCTGCTACAAGCTGGCGATCATCCTCGAGGGCAGCCACGCCCGTGCCTGCGCGGGCCAGGCGCCGCGCGACACCGGCGAGCGGCTGCACGGCGCCGCACGCGGCCAGTTGCGGCGCGCCGTGGACTGGATCGAGCACCCATGA
- a CDS encoding 3-hydroxyacyl-CoA dehydrogenase NAD-binding domain-containing protein, which produces MTAITFDKDATGVVTLTIDMPGQAANTMNGVFRQALADAVERLETEREGIAGVILTSGKKTFFAGGDLNDLLAVGPDDGQAVFDRAMAMKATMRRLEKLGRPVVAALNGTALGGGFELALACHARFALDDPKLDLGLPEVGLGLLPGGGGIVRMVRHLGLEKAMPFLLDGTSFSPAKAQALGLVDGVAGDMPALLALAREWIASHADATQPWDRKGYRLPGATAGAPAPLAWLKTVPVTLIRKHKGCYPAPEAIFSAAVEGTSVDFDTALRIETRHFVQLVTGQVAKNLITTFFFQMNEIKSGKGRPEGVPRATFSKVGILGAGMMGAGIAHACATRGVACVLKDTTVQKAEAGKAYSEKVFARQVAKGAMTEERMQAALQRITPTADPADLAGCDLVIEAVFENRELKAQVVREAAPHLAPGGVMASNTSTLPITGLATAYERQENFIGLHFFSPVDRMPLVEIIKGKHTSDETLARAYDFVKQIGKTPIVVNDSRGFYTSRVFGTFTREGAAMLAEGVDAATIENAALQAGMPVGPLAVMDEVAMSLTLSVRKQAAADLAAEGKPLPHHPAWAVLEKMVADLGRPGRAGGGGFYDYPPGEPKTLWPDLAKHYPPSGKAVPFDDLKERFLFVQAIEAVRCIEEGVLASARDANVGSILGVGYPRWTGGTVQYINAYGLPRFVERATVLAERYGSRFAPPPLLQEKAAANERFE; this is translated from the coding sequence ATGACAGCGATCACTTTCGACAAGGACGCCACGGGCGTCGTCACCCTGACCATCGACATGCCCGGCCAGGCCGCCAACACCATGAACGGCGTGTTCCGCCAGGCATTGGCCGACGCGGTCGAGCGGCTGGAGACCGAGCGCGAGGGCATCGCCGGCGTCATCCTCACCTCGGGCAAGAAGACGTTCTTCGCCGGCGGCGACCTGAACGACCTGCTGGCCGTGGGGCCGGATGACGGCCAGGCCGTGTTCGACCGCGCGATGGCGATGAAGGCGACGATGCGGCGGCTCGAGAAGCTGGGCCGGCCCGTGGTGGCGGCCCTCAACGGCACGGCGCTGGGCGGCGGTTTCGAGCTGGCGCTGGCCTGCCATGCGCGCTTTGCGCTGGACGACCCCAAGCTCGACCTGGGCCTGCCCGAGGTGGGCCTCGGGCTGTTGCCGGGCGGCGGCGGCATCGTGCGCATGGTGCGCCACCTCGGGCTCGAGAAGGCCATGCCATTCCTGCTGGACGGCACGTCGTTCTCGCCTGCCAAGGCGCAGGCCCTCGGCCTGGTCGACGGCGTGGCCGGCGACATGCCCGCGTTGCTGGCGCTCGCACGCGAATGGATCGCCAGCCACGCCGACGCCACCCAGCCCTGGGACCGCAAGGGCTACCGGCTGCCGGGCGCCACCGCGGGCGCACCGGCACCGCTTGCATGGCTGAAGACGGTGCCCGTCACCCTGATCCGCAAACACAAGGGTTGCTACCCGGCGCCCGAGGCGATTTTTTCGGCCGCCGTCGAAGGCACCAGCGTCGACTTCGATACCGCGCTGCGCATCGAGACGCGTCACTTCGTTCAACTCGTGACCGGGCAGGTCGCAAAGAACCTGATCACGACCTTCTTCTTCCAGATGAACGAGATCAAGTCCGGCAAGGGCCGCCCCGAAGGCGTGCCGCGCGCGACCTTCTCGAAAGTTGGCATCCTGGGCGCCGGCATGATGGGCGCGGGCATCGCCCACGCCTGCGCCACGCGCGGCGTAGCCTGCGTATTGAAAGACACGACGGTGCAGAAGGCGGAGGCGGGAAAGGCCTACAGCGAAAAAGTATTCGCCAGGCAAGTGGCCAAGGGCGCGATGACCGAAGAGCGCATGCAGGCCGCGCTGCAGCGCATCACGCCCACCGCCGACCCCGCCGACCTGGCCGGCTGCGACCTGGTGATCGAGGCGGTGTTCGAGAACCGCGAACTCAAGGCACAGGTGGTGCGCGAAGCCGCGCCGCACCTGGCTCCCGGCGGCGTCATGGCCTCCAACACGTCGACGTTGCCCATCACCGGACTGGCGACAGCGTACGAGCGGCAAGAGAACTTCATCGGCCTGCATTTCTTCTCGCCGGTGGACCGCATGCCGCTGGTGGAGATCATCAAGGGCAAGCATACATCGGACGAGACGCTCGCGCGCGCCTACGACTTCGTCAAGCAGATCGGCAAGACGCCGATCGTCGTGAACGACAGCCGCGGCTTCTACACCAGCCGCGTGTTCGGCACCTTCACCCGTGAAGGCGCCGCCATGCTGGCCGAAGGCGTCGATGCCGCGACCATCGAGAACGCGGCGCTGCAGGCTGGAATGCCGGTCGGCCCGCTTGCGGTGATGGACGAGGTGGCCATGAGCCTCACGCTTTCCGTGCGAAAGCAGGCGGCCGCCGACCTTGCCGCCGAAGGCAAGCCGCTGCCGCATCACCCGGCATGGGCGGTGCTCGAGAAAATGGTCGCCGACTTGGGCCGCCCCGGCCGTGCGGGCGGTGGAGGTTTCTACGACTACCCGCCCGGCGAGCCGAAGACGCTGTGGCCAGACCTGGCCAAGCACTATCCGCCCTCCGGCAAGGCGGTGCCCTTCGACGACCTGAAGGAGCGCTTCCTGTTCGTGCAGGCGATAGAGGCCGTGCGCTGCATCGAAGAAGGCGTGCTCGCCTCGGCGCGCGACGCCAACGTCGGCTCCATCCTCGGCGTCGGCTACCCGCGCTGGACCGGGGGCACGGTGCAATACATCAATGCCTACGGGCTGCCGCGCTTCGTCGAGCGTGCCACCGTGCTGGCAGAGCGCTACGGAAGCCGCTTCGCGCCGCCGCCCCTGCTGCAGGAAAAGGCTGCGGCAAACGAGCGTTTCGAGTGA
- a CDS encoding tripartite tricarboxylate transporter substrate binding protein, whose translation MTLNRRQVLALAASLPALNAAVAQDAPWPSKAITIVLPFPAGGQTDAIARSLGRRMEAELGQPVIVDNRPGANSLIGSSLVARAPADGYTLLMNMTALVSNPIVLPNVNYDALKDFAPVARLYENAAIWAVPPQGARTLESFIQQAKAAKAPLSFGTTGHASSSHFFGEMLARSAGITMNHIPYKGEAPMLPDLLGDRLNAAVVSSTTAVQYGRDGRIRALAASGRTRWKGLPDIPTFEELGVPGISTETFCGIFAPARTPQPVVDRLSAVIYKIMATPEFGQDMANNALEVAAPLSPAAFGDVMRKARQQWIAIKKDSSIRIE comes from the coding sequence ATGACACTCAACCGCCGCCAGGTGCTGGCGCTGGCGGCTTCCTTGCCCGCGCTGAATGCAGCCGTCGCACAGGACGCCCCCTGGCCGTCGAAGGCCATCACCATCGTGCTGCCCTTTCCCGCGGGCGGGCAGACGGACGCCATCGCCCGGTCCTTGGGCCGCCGCATGGAGGCAGAACTGGGGCAGCCGGTCATCGTGGACAACCGGCCCGGCGCCAACTCCCTGATCGGCTCCAGCCTGGTCGCGCGCGCGCCGGCCGATGGCTACACGCTGCTGATGAACATGACCGCGCTGGTCAGCAACCCCATCGTGCTGCCCAACGTCAACTACGACGCACTGAAAGACTTCGCGCCGGTCGCCCGGCTGTATGAGAACGCGGCCATCTGGGCCGTGCCGCCGCAAGGCGCCAGGACGCTGGAGAGCTTCATCCAGCAGGCCAAGGCCGCCAAGGCGCCGTTGAGCTTCGGCACCACCGGGCATGCCTCCAGCTCGCACTTCTTCGGCGAGATGCTGGCGCGCAGCGCGGGCATCACGATGAACCACATTCCCTACAAGGGAGAGGCCCCCATGCTTCCCGACCTGCTGGGCGACCGCCTGAATGCCGCCGTCGTCTCCAGCACGACCGCGGTGCAGTACGGGCGCGATGGCCGCATTCGCGCGCTGGCCGCCTCCGGGCGCACGCGCTGGAAGGGCCTCCCGGACATCCCCACCTTCGAGGAGCTCGGCGTTCCGGGCATCAGCACCGAAACCTTCTGCGGCATCTTCGCCCCCGCGCGCACGCCGCAGCCGGTGGTCGACCGGCTGAGCGCCGTCATCTACAAGATCATGGCCACGCCGGAGTTCGGCCAGGACATGGCGAACAACGCGCTGGAAGTCGCCGCGCCGCTCTCGCCCGCGGCCTTCGGCGACGTCATGAGAAAAGCCAGGCAGCAATGGATCGCCATCAAGAAGGACAGCTCGATCCGCATCGAGTAA
- a CDS encoding CaiB/BaiF CoA transferase family protein, whose protein sequence is MPGPLAGIRVLEVASIGPGPFCAMMLADMGAEVIRIDRRADVGRTPWVPPRADILSRGRRSLALDLKQPEGAQVLLDMAAQADLLVEGFRPGVMERLGVGPEACLARNPKLVYGRMTGWGQSGPLAQAAGHDINYIALSGALHGIGHPDTGPVPPLNLVGDFGGGGAMLAFGLACALIEARGSGRGQVVDAAMTEGSALLMSMFYSTHAAGRWHRLGENMLDGAAHFYGTYRCADGRWLALGSVEPQFYALLLDTLGIGNAAEWPQHERARWPELKRKLAERFATRTRDDWCALMEGTDICFAPVLDLDEAPRHPHAVARGSFVSVDGTVQPAPVPRFSRSQPATPHGAPVVGAHSEALLAAFGFDASRVEALRAAGVFAQAAS, encoded by the coding sequence ATGCCAGGACCGCTTGCAGGTATCAGGGTGCTCGAAGTCGCGAGCATCGGCCCCGGGCCCTTCTGCGCCATGATGCTCGCTGACATGGGGGCCGAGGTGATCCGCATCGACCGCCGTGCCGACGTCGGCCGCACGCCCTGGGTGCCGCCGCGCGCCGACATACTGTCGCGCGGGCGGCGCTCGCTGGCGCTCGACCTCAAGCAGCCCGAAGGCGCGCAGGTGCTGCTCGACATGGCCGCGCAGGCCGACCTGCTGGTCGAGGGCTTTCGCCCCGGCGTGATGGAGCGGCTGGGCGTGGGGCCCGAAGCCTGCCTCGCGCGCAACCCGAAGCTGGTGTACGGCCGCATGACCGGTTGGGGCCAGAGCGGGCCGCTCGCACAGGCGGCCGGCCACGACATCAACTACATCGCCCTCAGCGGCGCATTGCACGGCATCGGTCATCCCGACACGGGTCCTGTGCCGCCGCTCAACCTCGTGGGCGATTTCGGCGGCGGCGGCGCGATGCTGGCCTTCGGCCTGGCTTGCGCGCTCATCGAGGCACGCGGATCGGGGCGCGGCCAGGTGGTCGATGCGGCGATGACGGAAGGCTCGGCGCTGCTGATGTCGATGTTCTACAGCACCCATGCGGCCGGCCGCTGGCATCGGCTGGGCGAGAACATGCTCGATGGCGCGGCGCATTTCTACGGGACATACCGCTGCGCCGACGGCCGGTGGCTTGCGCTGGGCTCGGTCGAGCCGCAGTTCTACGCGCTGCTGCTCGACACGCTGGGCATCGGGAACGCCGCCGAGTGGCCGCAGCACGAGCGCGCCCGCTGGCCCGAGCTCAAGCGCAAGCTGGCCGAGCGCTTCGCCACGCGTACCCGGGACGACTGGTGCGCGCTGATGGAGGGCACCGACATCTGCTTTGCGCCTGTGCTCGATCTCGACGAAGCGCCGCGCCACCCGCACGCGGTGGCGCGCGGCAGCTTCGTGAGCGTCGATGGCACGGTGCAGCCCGCACCGGTGCCGCGCTTCAGCCGCAGCCAGCCGGCGACGCCGCACGGCGCACCGGTCGTCGGCGCGCACAGCGAGGCCTTGCTGGCGGCCTTCGGCTTCGACGCCTCGCGCGTCGAGGCGCTGCGCGCCGCCGGCGTGTTCGCGCAGGCCGCGTCATGA
- a CDS encoding NADPH:quinone oxidoreductase family protein: protein MKTLLVRGYGPEDRIRLEDAAIPEPSAGQVRVRVRACGISFVDLLLARGGYQVRPPTPFVPGSEFSGVVDALGDGADGRLRLGDRVCGTRMGAWSEYICIPQSLAFGLPPQADLIEASVLLAPYLTSLYALQSRAQLSPGETLLVLGAAGSVGHAAVQLGKILGARVIAAASTDTKRSSALAAGADAVVDTTGDWKAAVKALTAPGGVDVVYDPIGGDATDAAFRTLAWGGRHLMVGFAGGEIGVLKSNLSIVKGASLVGVDARQAGERTPALMHALRTEVLALHGQGRIRPLVSHVLPVERFDEAAEKTNDRAGFGRVVFTFDDGARQDA from the coding sequence ATGAAAACGCTGCTGGTGCGCGGATACGGCCCCGAAGACAGAATCCGGCTCGAAGACGCGGCCATCCCCGAACCTTCCGCAGGCCAGGTGCGCGTCAGGGTCCGCGCCTGCGGCATCTCCTTCGTCGACCTGTTGCTTGCACGGGGTGGGTACCAGGTCAGACCTCCCACGCCCTTTGTCCCGGGCAGCGAATTCAGCGGTGTGGTGGATGCCCTGGGTGACGGTGCCGACGGCCGGCTGCGGTTGGGCGACCGCGTCTGCGGCACGCGCATGGGGGCGTGGTCCGAATACATCTGCATTCCCCAATCGCTGGCGTTCGGGCTGCCGCCGCAGGCGGACTTGATAGAAGCCTCGGTGCTTCTCGCGCCCTACCTCACGTCGCTGTACGCGCTGCAATCGCGCGCCCAGCTCTCCCCCGGCGAAACCCTGCTCGTGCTGGGAGCGGCCGGCAGCGTGGGGCATGCCGCGGTGCAGCTCGGCAAGATTCTCGGCGCCCGCGTGATCGCCGCCGCATCGACCGATACGAAGCGCAGCTCGGCACTGGCCGCCGGAGCCGATGCGGTGGTGGACACCACCGGCGACTGGAAAGCCGCCGTCAAGGCGCTGACCGCCCCAGGCGGCGTGGACGTCGTGTACGACCCGATCGGGGGCGATGCGACAGATGCGGCGTTTCGCACCCTCGCCTGGGGCGGACGCCACCTGATGGTGGGCTTCGCGGGCGGGGAGATCGGCGTGCTGAAGTCGAACCTGAGCATCGTCAAGGGCGCTTCGCTGGTGGGCGTGGACGCGCGGCAGGCGGGCGAACGCACACCGGCGCTGATGCATGCGCTGCGCACCGAGGTGCTGGCGCTCCATGGGCAAGGCCGCATTCGACCGCTGGTGAGCCATGTGCTGCCGGTCGAGCGCTTCGACGAGGCGGCCGAAAAGACCAACGACCGCGCCGGCTTCGGCCGCGTGGTCTTCACCTTCGACGATGGCGCGCGGCAGGACGCCTGA
- a CDS encoding enoyl-CoA hydratase-related protein produces the protein MNPEDVVQFHRAGVHIAVLTLNRPQARNAVNAALARALEQHVQAVEADAEIRVAILTGAGGQAFCAGADLKELAGGSAPSARSTPDGGFAGFVNARRRKLWIAAVNGAAVAGGLELMLACDLVVASEHAIFGLPEVQRGLIAAAGGIYRLPRSLPRAIALEMIATGDPIDAHRALALGLVNRVVAPGEVLHSALQLAGRVCANAPFAVAESLAVARRVPDLDEAALQALARDAIARLVKTDDYLEGPRAFAERRAPRWTGH, from the coding sequence ATGAACCCTGAAGATGTCGTCCAATTTCACCGGGCCGGCGTGCACATCGCGGTGCTGACGCTCAACCGCCCGCAGGCACGCAACGCGGTCAATGCCGCGCTCGCACGGGCGCTGGAGCAGCATGTACAGGCCGTCGAGGCCGATGCGGAGATTCGCGTGGCCATCCTCACCGGCGCCGGCGGCCAAGCCTTCTGCGCCGGTGCCGACCTCAAGGAGCTGGCCGGGGGCAGCGCGCCCAGCGCACGCTCCACGCCCGACGGCGGCTTTGCAGGCTTCGTGAACGCACGGCGGCGCAAGCTCTGGATCGCCGCGGTGAATGGCGCGGCGGTGGCCGGCGGCCTGGAGCTCATGCTCGCCTGCGATCTGGTAGTGGCCTCGGAGCACGCCATCTTCGGCCTGCCCGAGGTTCAACGCGGGCTCATCGCCGCGGCTGGGGGCATCTACCGCCTGCCGCGCTCGCTGCCGCGAGCCATTGCGCTGGAGATGATCGCAACCGGCGACCCCATCGATGCGCACAGGGCGCTGGCGCTGGGCCTCGTCAATCGCGTGGTCGCGCCCGGCGAGGTGCTGCACAGCGCGCTGCAACTGGCAGGGCGCGTCTGCGCCAACGCGCCCTTCGCGGTGGCCGAGAGCCTGGCCGTCGCGCGCCGCGTGCCCGACCTGGACGAGGCGGCGCTCCAGGCGCTGGCACGTGACGCCATCGCGCGCCTTGTGAAGACCGATGACTACCTCGAAGGCCCGCGGGCCTTCGCCGAGCGCCGCGCCCCGCGCTGGACCGGACACTGA
- a CDS encoding Bug family tripartite tricarboxylate transporter substrate binding protein, producing MHPRSRCARLSRLAVGVALLAAALASHAQDYPTRAIALVVPFPAGSPTDAMAREIGADLRATLGQPVVVENRPGASSLTGTQYVARAAPDGYTLLLMTTSHLINAQLQPKPGYDPFDSFVPVTELIKSPVVFVVRSTLPATNMAQFANYARGRSVSYATWGIGSNTDIYGAMISDAIKAGLLRVPYKGEAPLANDLLGGQVDSAMMTVGMYKAQSKTGKLRALAVNGPKRLDAFPELPTLLESGVPGPSVAGFAGILVPAGTPAAIADKLATHIQQYIQKPEVAARWNEQWGFQVSPVHRAAFGELMRKDAVRWSEAIKSAGIKLD from the coding sequence ATGCATCCTCGATCCCGTTGCGCGCGGCTGTCGCGCCTCGCTGTCGGTGTCGCGTTGCTGGCCGCGGCGCTGGCGTCGCATGCGCAGGACTACCCCACGCGCGCCATTGCTCTGGTCGTGCCCTTTCCCGCCGGCTCGCCGACCGACGCCATGGCGCGAGAGATCGGGGCCGACCTGCGCGCGACGCTCGGCCAGCCGGTGGTGGTGGAAAACCGCCCCGGCGCCAGTTCGCTCACCGGCACGCAGTACGTTGCACGCGCCGCGCCCGACGGCTACACGCTGCTGCTCATGACGACCAGCCATCTCATCAACGCGCAGCTGCAGCCCAAGCCGGGCTACGACCCGTTCGACAGCTTCGTGCCGGTGACGGAGCTCATCAAGTCGCCGGTGGTGTTCGTGGTGCGCTCGACGTTGCCGGCGACGAACATGGCGCAATTCGCCAACTACGCCAGGGGCCGTTCGGTGTCCTACGCCACCTGGGGCATAGGCTCCAACACCGACATCTACGGCGCGATGATTTCCGACGCGATCAAGGCCGGACTGCTGCGCGTGCCTTACAAGGGCGAAGCGCCGCTGGCCAACGACCTGCTCGGCGGCCAGGTCGACAGCGCGATGATGACCGTCGGCATGTACAAGGCCCAATCGAAGACCGGCAAGCTGCGCGCGCTGGCGGTCAACGGCCCGAAGCGGCTGGACGCGTTTCCAGAGCTGCCCACGCTGCTGGAGTCGGGTGTTCCGGGGCCCAGCGTGGCCGGGTTCGCGGGCATCCTGGTGCCGGCGGGCACGCCGGCGGCCATCGCGGACAAGCTGGCCACGCACATCCAGCAATACATCCAGAAGCCCGAGGTCGCGGCGCGCTGGAACGAGCAATGGGGTTTCCAGGTGTCCCCGGTTCATCGCGCGGCGTTCGGCGAGCTGATGCGCAAGGATGCCGTGCGCTGGAGCGAGGCCATCAAGTCGGCCGGCATCAAGCTGGACTGA
- a CDS encoding SDR family NAD(P)-dependent oxidoreductase, whose amino-acid sequence MKRLAGRSAIVTGAASGIGAATARLFEEEGARVLAVDRDAALLAETHAGRDGIRTLAQDLTGEDAPRAVVTGALAAFGAIDILFNNAGTSANSLAEAMTDAQWDNVLDVNLRSMFRLTREAIPALKQQAAKTGRARILNTSSVMARDTDIGLSAYAASKHGVAGLTKTLALELGKFGITANHILPGAIVTGLTRRSFEQAHISAVWEKKAALRRLGQPGDIARAALLLASDEADFITGHGLVVDGGLTLRA is encoded by the coding sequence ATGAAGCGCCTGGCGGGCCGCTCGGCCATCGTGACCGGCGCGGCGTCGGGCATCGGCGCGGCCACGGCAAGGCTGTTCGAGGAGGAGGGCGCGCGCGTGCTCGCGGTCGACCGCGATGCGGCACTGCTGGCCGAAACGCATGCGGGGCGGGACGGCATTCGCACGCTGGCGCAGGACCTGACCGGCGAAGATGCGCCGCGTGCCGTGGTGACAGGGGCGCTCGCCGCATTCGGCGCCATCGACATCCTGTTCAACAACGCCGGCACCAGTGCCAACAGCCTGGCCGAGGCCATGACCGACGCGCAGTGGGACAACGTGCTCGACGTGAACCTGCGATCGATGTTCCGGCTCACGCGCGAGGCCATCCCGGCGCTGAAGCAGCAGGCCGCGAAGACGGGCCGGGCGCGCATCCTGAACACGTCGTCGGTGATGGCGCGCGACACCGACATCGGTCTGTCGGCCTACGCCGCCTCCAAGCACGGCGTGGCGGGTTTGACGAAGACGCTGGCGCTGGAGCTCGGCAAGTTCGGCATCACGGCCAACCACATCCTGCCGGGCGCCATCGTCACCGGGTTGACGCGGCGCAGCTTCGAGCAGGCGCACATCAGCGCGGTGTGGGAGAAAAAGGCCGCGCTGCGCCGGCTGGGCCAGCCTGGCGATATCGCGCGCGCCGCGCTGCTGCTGGCGAGCGACGAGGCCGACTTCATCACCGGCCACGGGCTGGTGGTGGACGGCGGGCTCACGCTGCGGGCCTGA